DNA sequence from the Perca fluviatilis chromosome 4, GENO_Pfluv_1.0, whole genome shotgun sequence genome:
tctgcagtgctctaatactaaataaattggatacataaaactacagcactgagcacatggcacttcctgaatgtgcaaaacataacagaatatgtaaaccgAAAGGTTGTTAGGCATACATTAACacaaataatcgattatggtccagccgattatcgatgcagcatcgtccatgtccacgattcgatgcatcgattatttgattaatttcaacacctctagtttATATTATACGTTTGTCTTCCATCATTATAAAGAGGGTAACAATGACACACTGTGACATGAGAATACAACATTTTCAGCTGACAGTATTTGTTTATTCAACAAGGAACAATGAGCCACAAAGTATGAAAGCTCCAACTAGAGGTGATGATACATCACAACAACAACTTGTAGATTTCTACAAGACACACTGTACTCTGAGAGAGTAAAGGAACAACTGTCTTTATAAAAGACAACGATTTACAATATTTGAGGACACAGTACTCACTGTAACTGTCCCAAATTGTTCAAtacattttcacttttcacAAGACAAACTTAGTAAAAACTGACCTTACAACAGGTCACATTGTTCTTAGTAACCTGTGCATACAATTACATCTTAAACAATAACATTGTCACTGGAAATCTGTGACAGTGTGACATTAAATAAACCTTTTACAGTAAAAGGATAAACATTGTGATCTCAAGTGAGTGAAAGCCCATTATGATTAAACGTCCATAAAAGAACAattacgattttttttttaaatcttcaatACCAACCAAGGTAATAAACATCTCCATCTGCCAACACATGACGTGCAGTGAGGCATAAAAGTATCACAGGGAAATTGTGACATTAAGTAAaccttttagaaaaaaagagaaacatttgGATCTAACAGATCAGTTTTGAGTAATCGGAGACATTAAAGTGAGGTAAGTCCATGGGGACAATATGTCCATAAAAAGGACAGTTAAAGTATCTGATCAAAATGATCAATATCAAAAGATAACAGATGTTACCATAACTTATAGCACCAATACATGAAGTACAGTGAGCTATTATAATAATTGCTGATGCAATCAGATTTGCTTCATGCAACATGCATGACCAGATCTTCTCTTTCTTAAGTTGAAAGATATTGGTGATTTCATTTCCTCAGGAAATGTCATcttacagaaagaaaacaatcaCAAACTACAACCTTCTGTACAATCAGAAGAACAAGTCCATAACATTTCAAAGACTTGAGTCCAGTAATCTTTGACCAATATGGTCATCTCAGTTTGTCTGGTAGTAACTCCAGTCTGTAGGTGTCTACCACGGCCTCCAGACGGCGCTGTTGACTGGACTCTTCTCTTTGGTGATGCTGGTCTGGACTGTGGAGCTCAGAAGAGAGAAGTCAGCCTCTCTCAGGTTGTTATCAGAGGAAGACTGCAGCTTGTTGATGTGGTTCAGCAGTCTTCTCTGCTGTTGATTCTGCTGCTGCAGCCGTCTCAGGACACAAACTGTCATCTCCAGGATGTCTGCTTTCTCCAGCTTGGAGTCTGGCTGCTGTTTGAGGAACTCTGGACTCAGGAGAGACTTGAGCTGCTCAATGCTGCTGTTGATTCGCTCTCTGCGTAACTTCTCCACCAGAGGCTTTCTGAGCTGCAGGAAGAAGAATAAAGTCATTAATAAACTTATTCTGGAGTGAAGTGTTAGCATGAACAAAGACAATGTCTCATTGACAATATTtaaatcttcttgaatcttaaATTTACCTTGTGAGTCAGAGTCAGATGCTCCTGAGAATCGGTCATTGCTGCAGTGATTGTAGGTGCCATGTCTGGATCTCTGTGCTGTAGAGGTCTCTGTAGAGAGAATCTGATCTCTGCTGGCTTCATCCCTCCTATTTATAGTCCCACATTTCCATATGAATGTGTGGGTCTTGGTCTGACTGGAGTTTCTCACagtctcagccaatcagagagcttgGTGACACAATTATGACGCCACACTCCGAATGGTTTTATTGATGTGAGGACAATGGTTGGATCTCAGGGGAACAGGTGGAGGACTCGGGGGGGTGATGGAGAGAGActcacagagctctgtgtgaATCTGGGAAAGTGGTGACCCTGTAGAGAGAGCAGATCTGCTGCCTGATGCTGGGATCAATGACTTTGACTGAGCACACGTCATCATCTCATCACACACGTGAGACACTGACTAGGAGTTGCATctagagtaaaaagtacattatAACTTACAAGTTGCTAAAATAAAATCTAGCAAGTGCCATTCCGGTAATTTATCCCCCATATTTTCTTTACACATCAGTTCCAATTTGAAGGTaatatgatttctttttctaaaACTTTTAATAGGATTAATATTTTAGGAAGTTATTCCTTTCCGCTATTTCATAAAGCCCATGATAAATTCACAACGTATTTATAAAAACCTGAGAACAACGATCAGTTTGCTGTCCAGATGTTTCACATTCTTCTGACTTGTGTCTTGTAGTCAGTGTGGGTAGAAAGTTGGTCTCAGTTTCCCACACTGACTCCTTGAATGCTCTGGTCAATGAACAACAAAAGGACTTTGAATGGAGCTTCTGTGACAGATACTGGACGTGTGTTGTAGTAGAAACAGAGCCTGACGTCACCAGCCATCTGGAGGGAAAGAACACCATTGGCTGGCTCTGACGGTCTATAAAATTTGAAATTGTTATTAAAATGTTACAATAAAGGGCCGACTCAAAACATGTAGCAAATTATTTAGCCAAACAATCGATTTAATAAATGTTGACTTTCCAGTCAAAATTTTGCCGTTGTACCAGCCACACAGGATCAAGACTTCGGCTCTATAGATGAGGGTGGGAGGTAGAGGCAGCTGTTTCCTAACGTGTGCCAAATCCCTTTGGAGAATAATCCAAAGTTTCCCACACTTCCATCCAGTTTCCATTGGAAGATATTAAACCGTGTGCCTAAATCTAAATAGACTGTTGGATTATCCGTCAACATGTGGTGGCCATAAAAtaattccttttattttttgtcttatctTACATTGTACAActcaaatttttttattttaaactataTATGAAGTGAAAACCGGTTGTGTGAGCAAAAATCACATATGccctttaaaggggaactatgcagtgtTTTCAGATTAATTTACCTttactgaacagcttcggagtcattggaatggttatatgacttttttcgagttgaatggtgggCGTCTCGCTTCCCCTTAGCGCCTGTgggcggaaaaaccacccttggaACTTTTGCCCGGCGAGCCgacggcctcagcgtcaggaagtatcgcatatcaggtctcgcgatgtaacaaattgcttcatggcactgcacacatacgcccccatccaggaaccggctaacaaggtagtgatggagtttttcacactatcgtcatagCTGACTGActgagcgaggagtcagacacaagtaaacataggagctgccaaatatctattctgaagctgtagttggagctctatagagaaacttGTGAGCAAAAAgtgaagaaatggccaaaactgcatagcgcccctttaactGTTGGAAAATCCTGTGTTGTTAATAAAACTATATACATTGAGGCCAACATGTTTTCCTGTGGTGGTGTTTATCAGTTAAAAATCATTAATACCTATCAAGAGGTAATACATTTCTCTATGCACTATATTCCTATATATCAACACaacgggccctattttaacgatctgaaacacaagtatgaaacgcaagtagctttgtgggtggCTCTCAGCCGCTGTTGCTATtgtaccggcgggataaatgagagttgcgcccgacgcaaatctaaaatgggttggtctgaagtagctaggtgtggtttcagcgtaacgtgaaaataaccaatgagagcgtcatctcacattccctttgagagcaggcgcgcttgttccatggcggattgctattatgacggcggatttgcctggcgcacgccagcgggagcagtccaggatgcggcaaagtaataaatgcccgtcttgaccgggtggcgatgttgctgcggcctctcgggcgcatctcctcaagaggattgctgcagccatggagcgtgggcctccaaacgcaccacctgctcctgttgtgccccttcctcctcccccaactccatctccgtccacctgctccaccaggagcacatcgcgcattgccactcccggaccatcaagtgtccaatcccaccgtagttcaacatcacgtctccttacgTCCTCCCATCCATGATTCATCCATGAttcatgattcatggaaatgtggaaatgttgtgtaaaacacaacaagccacaaagaatgctgcgactttttgaggactgtactgtaaagtgcctcctgatctatccaaacacctgaagagcattttcagtaatattgtatggtttgcaaaaatgggaactgctgcgtccgtgtagatgagggaAGCAAAGTGTATCCGCGTTGTGtgcacgctacattatggccaagcatgcacccctaaaatagcatcttaataatgcgccactgactttagaccaggtttttcctggtcagtggcggaattgttttctgaaactgcaaaatagcaacagggaacgtttgcgcctgaacacacctcctcttttcgctgaaccgcccccgggagtgcaaatacattccctaatttccCGACatgtgtctgtggagggaaaagtccgctgtgcgtcgggtgcaaaataggaatgatacatgcgtctgtgtacaaaggcaattgcgctgggtgcaagatagggcccaatacGTGCAGTGAGGCATAACCGTAGCTTTAATGTCTCTTCCTCTGTTTGGGActtctgtaaaaatgttgctgtCCGTGGTGTTGAATAATGGATGTAACCTTAGCTGATAAGACAGTAATATGTTGTAAATACAGGCGAGGAGTGTCTTATTTTCTTGAGTGTAACGTTATTGTTGCTTGAGTTAGTTGTGTAACCCTAAGTTCGTTGTTAGTCATGGTTTGTCCTTAATGTCGTTTATAGCCTGTGGTCTAGATATTtctgtgtaaaaaataaataaaaaataaaataaataaataaataaataaactcttAGCATATGAAACTGGCTGTTTGCTGTTCAAAGCTTGAGTTTCATGAGGTTGTAATTACAAAACAGT
Encoded proteins:
- the LOC120557445 gene encoding protein hairy-like translates to MKPAEIRFSLQRPLQHRDPDMAPTITAAMTDSQEHLTLTHKLRKPLVEKLRRERINSSIEQLKSLLSPEFLKQQPDSKLEKADILEMTVCVLRRLQQQNQQQRRLLNHINKLQSSSDNNLREADFSLLSSTVQTSITKEKSPVNSAVWRPW